A genomic window from Candidatus Zixiibacteriota bacterium includes:
- a CDS encoding acetate--CoA ligase family protein — protein sequence MGPHRLDSIFKPQRLALIGVTTNPNSVGGKVLSNLVGAGFTGVVYPVNPATEAVLGIHCFPDIRSLPHKPDLAVICTAAQQVPGLVRECGEAGIRGMIIMSAGFRESGAEGAALEEQIKVEARRFPELRIIGPNCLGIIVPSLRLNVSFAAGIPKPGNVAFISQSGALCTSVLDWAMEGKIGFSFFVSIGNTVDVGFGDLIDYFGEDENTRSIILYIESINRARRFMTAARAFARSKPILAYKAGRFPESAQVAASHTGAMASEDAVYDAAFQRIGLTRVYDMGEIFDCAELIGRGKIPRGPQLGIITNAGGPGVMATDALIAANGELAQLSAATMAKLDENLPAFWSHRNPVDVLGDANSKRIEKAMQIVLDDAGVDAVLVILTPQAMTNPSAAAKVIGKLAETTAKPILAAFLGGQSMREGLQILIDKGVAAYKTPEQAVGAFMTMVAYARNLERLYETPEDLPVEFTLDRQTLREQYVTRNFQGGAILSESVSKELIEAYGISATLPFLATTADAAVRIAGRLGYPVVLKIHSADITHKSDVGGVQLDLADAGMVRTAFERIIANARRLRPQAGIEGVTVQRMISGKDAIELILGIKKDAVFGTVMMVGMGGTAAELLQDRALGFPPLNERLARHMLESL from the coding sequence ATGGGACCGCATAGATTAGATTCGATCTTCAAACCGCAGCGACTCGCCTTAATCGGCGTCACCACCAACCCCAATTCCGTCGGCGGTAAGGTCTTGAGCAATCTGGTCGGCGCCGGGTTCACGGGAGTCGTCTACCCGGTCAATCCGGCGACCGAGGCCGTGCTCGGCATCCACTGCTTTCCGGATATCCGGAGTCTGCCGCACAAGCCGGATCTGGCGGTGATCTGCACGGCGGCGCAACAGGTGCCGGGTTTGGTACGCGAATGCGGCGAGGCGGGAATCCGCGGGATGATCATCATGTCGGCGGGATTCAGGGAGTCCGGTGCCGAAGGCGCGGCGCTCGAAGAGCAGATCAAGGTCGAGGCGCGACGATTTCCGGAACTGCGGATCATCGGCCCCAATTGCCTGGGGATCATTGTGCCGTCGCTGCGGCTGAATGTCAGTTTCGCCGCCGGAATTCCGAAGCCGGGAAATGTGGCGTTCATCTCGCAATCGGGAGCGCTTTGTACCTCCGTGCTCGATTGGGCGATGGAGGGAAAGATTGGATTCTCCTTCTTTGTATCGATCGGCAACACCGTCGATGTCGGCTTCGGCGATTTGATCGATTACTTCGGCGAAGATGAAAACACGCGTTCCATCATTCTCTACATCGAATCGATCAATCGCGCGCGCCGCTTCATGACGGCAGCGCGGGCGTTCGCGCGCAGCAAGCCGATCCTTGCGTACAAGGCAGGTCGGTTTCCCGAGTCGGCGCAGGTGGCGGCTTCGCACACCGGAGCGATGGCCTCGGAAGATGCTGTCTACGACGCGGCCTTCCAGCGCATCGGTCTGACGCGAGTTTACGACATGGGGGAGATTTTCGACTGCGCCGAGCTGATCGGCCGCGGCAAGATTCCGCGCGGGCCGCAGTTGGGAATCATCACAAACGCCGGCGGACCGGGGGTAATGGCGACCGACGCGTTGATTGCCGCCAACGGCGAGTTGGCGCAGCTGTCTGCAGCGACAATGGCGAAACTGGACGAGAATCTTCCGGCGTTCTGGTCGCATCGTAATCCGGTTGACGTACTGGGTGATGCCAATTCCAAGCGGATCGAGAAGGCGATGCAGATCGTGCTCGATGACGCCGGCGTCGACGCCGTGCTGGTGATCCTGACTCCGCAGGCGATGACCAACCCTTCGGCCGCGGCCAAGGTGATCGGCAAACTCGCGGAGACAACCGCCAAGCCGATTCTGGCTGCGTTTCTAGGCGGGCAATCAATGCGCGAGGGACTGCAAATCCTGATCGACAAGGGCGTGGCCGCATACAAGACGCCGGAACAGGCGGTCGGAGCGTTTATGACCATGGTGGCTTACGCGCGCAACCTGGAACGGCTCTATGAAACGCCGGAGGATTTGCCGGTAGAGTTTACGCTCGACCGGCAGACGTTACGGGAGCAATATGTCACCAGGAATTTTCAGGGCGGTGCCATCCTCAGCGAGTCAGTATCCAAAGAACTGATCGAGGCCTATGGCATATCCGCAACGCTACCGTTTCTTGCGACGACGGCTGATGCGGCGGTGCGGATCGCGGGGCGGCTTGGATACCCGGTGGTCTTGAAGATTCACTCCGCGGACATCACGCACAAGAGCGATGTCGGCGGCGTGCAACTCGATCTGGCGGATGCCGGCATGGTGCGGACGGCCTTCGAACGCATCATAGCCAATGCCAGGCGGCTGCGGCCGCAGGCCGGCATCGAAGGCGTGACGGTGCAGCGCATGATCAGCGGCAAGGATGCGATCGAACTGATTCTGGGGATCAAGAAAGATGCGGTGTTTGGTA
- a CDS encoding tryptophan-rich sensory protein, with amino-acid sequence MKSKNQVTGLIVSIVICFLPALIGARFGPDEWYFQLRKPSWTPPGYLFGPVWTFLYAAMGVAAWLVWRQHGFRGARLALSLFIAQLLLNGAWTWIFFGLHAPGAAFFEIAVLWLLILATLIAFWRKQKVAGILLLPYLIWVSFATALTYTIWKLNRVAGLS; translated from the coding sequence ATGAAATCGAAAAACCAGGTCACTGGCTTGATCGTTTCGATCGTCATCTGCTTTCTGCCGGCCCTGATCGGCGCCCGCTTCGGCCCCGACGAATGGTACTTCCAGTTGCGCAAACCGTCCTGGACGCCGCCCGGCTATCTCTTCGGGCCGGTCTGGACCTTTCTCTACGCCGCCATGGGCGTCGCCGCATGGCTGGTCTGGCGCCAGCACGGCTTCCGAGGCGCCCGGCTCGCCCTCTCTCTTTTCATCGCGCAACTGTTGCTGAACGGAGCCTGGACCTGGATCTTCTTTGGACTGCACGCGCCCGGCGCCGCGTTTTTCGAGATTGCCGTCCTTTGGCTGCTGATTCTCGCCACGCTGATCGCGTTTTGGCGGAAGCAGAAGGTTGCCGGCATCCTTCTGCTCCCCTACTTGATCTGGGTCAGCTTCGCCACAGCACTGACTTATACGATCTGGAAGTTGAACCGCGTCGCCGGCTTATCCTAG